The following coding sequences lie in one Dunckerocampus dactyliophorus isolate RoL2022-P2 chromosome 4, RoL_Ddac_1.1, whole genome shotgun sequence genomic window:
- the ogfod2 gene encoding 2-oxoglutarate and iron-dependent oxygenase domain-containing protein 2 — protein sequence MTNEESGKPQFYICNCFTTDNIFLKDYKLHVRFVTEEQFRQDYEALLKRLGCVTQQQFEDIFNKISQEVDRRMCFGVTSAKRKSVIKNTYQPLHPHVYHLQETFLTPKFKHLVECCRSRNVTLNCLSELLEEEAAPRVYRFPVFDKRFCEDLMDELEHFEHSAAPKGRPNTMNNYGILLNELGFDEGFITPLREQYLHPLTSLLYPDCGGHCLDSHKAFVVKYDMNEDLDLSYHYDNAEVTLNVSLGRDFTEGNLYFGNMRQVPLCETECTEVEHRATEGLLHRGQHMHGALPISSGQRWNLIIWMRASQERNQLCPMCNRRPELVKGEGFADGFTRHAAPLLTNSCALT from the exons ATGACAAACGAGGAAAGTGGAAAGCCACAGTTTTATATCTGTAACTGTTTCACGACGGACAACATTTTTCTGAAGGACTACAAGCTGCATGTTCGCTTTGTAACAGAGGAGCAGTTCAGACAGGACTACGAAGCA ctTTTGAAGAGGCTTGGCTGCGTTACACAGCAACAGTTTGAGGACATCTTCAATAAG ATTTCCCAGGAAGTGGACAGGCGAATGTGTTTTGGCGTGACATCTGCTAAGAGAAAGTCTGTCATAAAAAACACGTACCAGCCTCTTCATCCTCACGTCTACCATCTGCAG GAGACCTTCCTTACGCCAAAGTTCAAGCATCTTGTCGAATGTTGTCGAAGTCGCAATGTCACACTCAACTGTCTTTCTGAACTGTTGGAGGAAGAAGCAG CTCCGAGGGTCTATCGCTTTCCCGTGTTCGACAAACGCTTCTGTGAGGATCTGATGGATGAGCTGGAGCACTTTGAGCACTCGGCAGCACCTAAAGGTCGACCGAACACCATGAACAACTACGGG ATCCTCCTGAATGAACTGGGCTTTGACGAGGGTTTCATCACACCTCTTCGTGAGCAGTACCTGCATCCACTCACCTCCTTGCTCTACCCAGACTGCGGAGGACACTGTCTTGACAGTCACAAAGCCTTCGTTGTCAAATACGACATGAATGAAGACCTGGACCTTAGCTACCACTACGATAATGCAGAGGTCACACTCAATGTCTCTTTGGGCAGGGACTTCACAGAGGGAAACCTTTACTTTGGCAATATGAGACAG GTGCCTTTATGCGAGACTGAGTGCACCGAGGTTGAACACAGAGCCACAGAGGGCCTTCTTCATCGGGGACAGCACATGCACGGGGCCCTGCCTATCTCCTCTGGCCAGCGATGGAACCTCATCATCTGGATGAGAGCCTCACAGGAGCGCAACCAACTCTGCCCCATGTGCAACAGGAGGCCTGAGCTGGTGAAAGGGGAAGGCTTTGCTGATGGATTTACCAGACACGCCGCACCTCTGCTCACCAACTCGTGTGCGCTTACGTGA